Proteins from a single region of Pseudanabaena sp. PCC 6802:
- a CDS encoding excalibur calcium-binding domain-containing protein: MKKLIILLVLGFVGWQIYARSKSFLPFTNPIANNKQSVSNTAKPSPSLPKDTSPSSVFKCDGRTYCSQMTSCAEATFFLKNCPNVKMDGNNDGIPCEKQWCR, encoded by the coding sequence ATGAAAAAGCTAATAATTCTTTTGGTTCTGGGCTTTGTTGGTTGGCAAATATACGCTAGATCTAAAAGCTTTCTCCCCTTCACCAACCCGATCGCTAATAATAAGCAGTCGGTATCAAATACCGCCAAGCCAAGCCCAAGCTTGCCAAAAGACACAAGTCCGTCGTCAGTTTTCAAATGCGATGGAAGAACTTATTGTTCGCAGATGACATCCTGTGCAGAAGCAACGTTCTTCCTTAAAAATTGCCCGAATGTGAAGATGGATGGCAATAACGATGGCATCCCCTGCGAGAAGCAGTGGTGTAGGTAA
- a CDS encoding YdeI/OmpD-associated family protein — MEFKDGVKTFHAQSRQEWRDWLGANHQSEKSVWLIIYTKDSKVPSVYYPEAVDEALCFGWIDSKPNKRDDRSYYQFFAKRSPKSNWSKVNKEKVENLIVQNLMAPAGLEAIEIAKHNGTWTALDAVEDLIIPDDLQKEFDRNKTAWENWEKFPRSSKRGILEWIVGAKKPETRQKRINETVRLAGENIRANHNY, encoded by the coding sequence ATGGAATTCAAAGACGGCGTAAAAACTTTCCATGCTCAATCCAGGCAGGAATGGCGCGATTGGTTAGGAGCAAATCACCAGTCGGAAAAATCTGTTTGGCTGATTATCTACACGAAGGATAGCAAAGTCCCAAGTGTTTATTATCCAGAAGCAGTTGACGAGGCACTATGTTTTGGATGGATAGATAGCAAGCCAAACAAACGCGACGATCGCAGCTATTATCAGTTTTTTGCTAAACGGAGTCCCAAAAGTAACTGGAGCAAGGTTAATAAAGAAAAGGTGGAAAACCTAATCGTGCAAAATCTGATGGCTCCGGCAGGATTGGAAGCGATTGAAATAGCTAAGCACAATGGCACCTGGACTGCGTTAGATGCAGTAGAAGATCTGATTATTCCTGACGATTTGCAAAAAGAGTTCGATCGCAACAAAACAGCCTGGGAGAACTGGGAAAAGTTCCCGCGATCGTCTAAGCGCGGTATTTTGGAATGGATTGTAGGTGCTAAGAAACCGGAAACGAGGCAAAAGCGAATTAACGAAACCGTTAGATTGGCAGGCGAAAATATTAGAGCAAATCACAATTACTAA
- a CDS encoding RNA-guided endonuclease InsQ/TnpB family protein, producing MKARYQYRFYPTDQQRQSLAQVFGCVRVVWNDALAICKQAEKLPSNNDLQKLVITQAKKTEGREWLATVSNIPLQQSVSDLGVAYKNFFDSLKGKRKGKKVGSPKFKKKAGRQSARFRMGGFSIKGDAVYLAKIGDVKPIWSRELPSEPSSVTVIKDAANRYFLSFVVEIEPVQVDAKNHSIGIDLGIKTFAAMSNGEMVKSPDYSRLDKRLRRKQKQLARQVKSSKRREKTRIQIAKLHNKIADTRKDFLHKLSTRVVHENQVITLEDLNVSGMVKNRRLARAISMQGWREFRVLCEAKSEKLGRVFNVINRWEPTSQICSNCGYKWGKLDLLVRSVLCINCGAEHDRDENAARNINKVGIGHCHDSKRARIDRKTTSVAS from the coding sequence ATGAAAGCTAGGTATCAATACCGTTTTTACCCGACAGACCAACAACGCCAGAGTCTCGCTCAGGTGTTTGGTTGTGTGCGGGTGGTTTGGAATGATGCCTTAGCTATTTGTAAGCAGGCTGAAAAACTGCCCAGCAACAACGACTTGCAAAAGTTGGTCATCACTCAAGCCAAGAAGACAGAGGGTCGGGAATGGCTGGCAACCGTTTCTAATATTCCATTGCAGCAGTCGGTTTCCGATTTAGGTGTTGCCTACAAGAACTTTTTCGACTCGCTCAAGGGCAAGCGGAAAGGCAAAAAAGTCGGTTCTCCCAAGTTCAAAAAGAAGGCTGGTCGGCAGTCGGCACGATTCAGGATGGGCGGATTTTCCATCAAAGGGGATGCAGTCTACCTTGCCAAGATTGGCGACGTTAAGCCCATCTGGTCAAGAGAATTACCATCAGAGCCTAGCTCTGTCACGGTAATTAAGGATGCTGCAAATCGCTATTTTTTGAGCTTTGTTGTAGAGATTGAGCCTGTTCAAGTTGATGCTAAAAACCACAGCATCGGCATTGATTTGGGCATCAAAACCTTTGCAGCAATGAGCAACGGGGAAATGGTGAAAAGTCCAGACTACTCAAGGCTGGACAAGCGATTGAGACGCAAACAGAAGCAACTTGCCCGTCAGGTAAAAAGCTCTAAACGTCGGGAAAAGACGCGGATTCAAATCGCCAAATTGCATAACAAAATCGCAGATACCCGCAAAGATTTTCTGCATAAATTGTCTACCCGTGTGGTTCACGAAAACCAAGTAATCACGCTGGAAGATTTGAATGTGTCGGGAATGGTCAAAAATCGCAGACTCGCAAGAGCGATTAGTATGCAGGGATGGCGGGAATTTCGGGTGTTGTGTGAGGCAAAGTCGGAGAAGTTGGGTCGCGTCTTCAATGTCATTAACCGTTGGGAGCCAACCTCTCAAATCTGCTCAAATTGCGGCTACAAATGGGGCAAGCTGGATCTCTTGGTTCGGTCTGTTCTCTGCATCAATTGCGGGGCGGAACACGACAGAGACGAGAATGCCGCCAGAAATATAAACAAAGTCGGGATAGGGCATTGCCACGACTCTAAACGGGCACGGATCGACCGTAAGACTACTTCGGTAGCAAGTTGA
- the tnpA gene encoding IS200/IS605 family transposase: protein MATQFRRERHSVTDLKIHLVCVTKYRRSVFTAKGLDLIEKSFHEVAKKMDFQILEFNGEGDHVHALIEYPPKLSVSQIVNALKGVSSRRYGQAGLPKPHKEALWSPSYFAIAVGGAPLEVLKEYIRNQEKPS from the coding sequence ATGGCAACCCAATTTCGGAGAGAGCGGCATAGCGTTACAGACCTTAAGATTCACTTGGTCTGTGTGACGAAGTATCGTCGGTCTGTGTTCACAGCGAAGGGGCTTGATTTGATTGAGAAGTCGTTTCACGAAGTTGCCAAGAAAATGGATTTCCAAATTCTTGAATTTAATGGGGAAGGGGATCATGTCCACGCCTTGATTGAGTATCCACCTAAGCTGTCTGTGTCTCAAATTGTGAATGCTCTGAAGGGGGTATCCAGCCGTCGCTATGGCCAAGCTGGATTACCAAAGCCTCACAAGGAAGCGCTTTGGAGTCCCAGCTATTTCGCGATAGCCGTAGGCGGTGCGCCGCTGGAAGTACTTAAGGAATACATCAGGAACCAGGAAAAGCCGTCCTAG
- a CDS encoding 2OG-Fe(II) oxygenase, with protein sequence MVLAVGRPAPWFVAASTTNPNFYFDTIAGRYVVLCFLKSSHDPASQKVLGDLAIYREFFDDKFCCFLGVSTDPADKFLSRLKGQLPGIDFFWDFEQKVSRLFGVVDRDDTYHLCTYIFDERLRVLAVVPFADAPENHVTQLVDFLSQLPKLDARGMAAVQAPVLVVPRVFETGLCQALISYYKQHGGEESGFMRDEKGVTVPIVDRSFKRRRDCAIEDEDLRNAAMFRIHDLLVPEIYKAFQFKATRIERHMVACYDSESGGFFKAHRDNTTKGTAHRKFAVSLNLNTGEYEGGLLKFPEFGYQTHTAPAGGAIVFSCSLLHEATPVTKGRRYAYLPFLYDDSAAKIREVNREFLGPETR encoded by the coding sequence ATGGTTTTGGCAGTAGGAAGACCTGCACCCTGGTTTGTGGCGGCTTCGACGACGAATCCTAACTTTTATTTTGATACGATCGCTGGGCGATACGTTGTACTCTGTTTCCTTAAATCGTCTCACGATCCAGCCAGTCAAAAAGTGCTGGGTGACTTAGCTATATACCGAGAGTTCTTTGATGATAAATTCTGTTGTTTTCTTGGTGTCAGTACCGATCCAGCCGATAAATTCCTATCTCGACTAAAAGGTCAACTGCCGGGGATTGATTTCTTTTGGGATTTCGAGCAAAAAGTCAGTCGCTTATTTGGCGTAGTCGATCGCGATGATACGTACCACTTATGTACCTATATTTTTGACGAGCGGTTGCGAGTACTGGCAGTCGTACCATTTGCTGATGCGCCCGAAAATCATGTGACTCAGCTAGTCGATTTCCTCTCACAGTTACCAAAACTCGATGCTCGGGGCATGGCTGCCGTGCAAGCACCTGTTTTAGTCGTACCTCGCGTCTTTGAAACTGGGCTTTGTCAAGCGTTGATTTCTTACTACAAGCAGCATGGTGGGGAAGAATCAGGGTTTATGCGAGATGAGAAAGGAGTGACTGTACCGATTGTCGATCGTAGCTTCAAGCGGCGGCGAGACTGCGCAATTGAAGATGAAGATCTGCGCAATGCAGCCATGTTTCGCATTCACGATCTTTTAGTGCCCGAAATTTACAAGGCATTTCAGTTTAAGGCAACGCGCATTGAACGGCATATGGTGGCTTGCTATGACAGTGAAAGTGGAGGTTTTTTTAAGGCACATAGAGATAACACAACCAAAGGCACTGCTCATCGCAAGTTTGCGGTCTCGCTCAATCTCAATACTGGGGAATATGAGGGAGGGCTACTCAAGTTCCCAGAGTTTGGATATCAAACTCACACGGCTCCAGCAGGCGGTGCAATTGTATTTTCATGCTCGCTGTTGCATGAGGCTACGCCAGTTACCAAAGGGCGCAGGTACGCTTATCTCCCCTTCTTATACGATGACTCTGCTGCGAAGATTCGAGAAGTGAATCGAGAATTTCTTGGCCCAGAAACCAGGTAA
- a CDS encoding Rpn family recombination-promoting nuclease/putative transposase: MRTDTLFYQLLKTFHSLLFELTEQPIPSVDDYEFVSVEVKEKAFRFDGVFLPKTGDKPIVFTEVQSQRKNNFYSAFMAEICMYLSQYEPEQNWQAVAIFARRSYDPGEAEHFRELFASNRIRRVYLDDWQERETDSWAIKIVQLIVTPSATIPELVENLKAEVEQRCLPELKETVVEFMETVLVYKFPKLSREEIQAMFTLDDLRQTKVYQDAKQEGMQQGMQQGMQQGRENEARSLLLRQLSKKFGTLERYQAQIDNLTLDRMESLSEALLDFDNIIDLERWLNHGTGQAI; this comes from the coding sequence ATGAGAACTGACACCCTATTCTATCAGTTGTTGAAAACCTTTCACTCGCTCCTGTTTGAGCTAACCGAGCAACCGATTCCCAGTGTAGACGATTATGAGTTTGTTTCTGTCGAAGTGAAGGAAAAGGCATTTCGATTTGATGGCGTTTTTTTACCCAAAACTGGCGATAAACCGATCGTCTTTACCGAGGTGCAGTCCCAGCGCAAAAACAATTTCTACAGCGCTTTCATGGCGGAGATTTGCATGTACCTCAGCCAGTACGAACCGGAACAAAATTGGCAAGCCGTTGCTATCTTTGCCCGTCGCAGCTACGACCCTGGTGAAGCCGAGCATTTTCGCGAACTATTTGCCAGTAATCGAATCAGGCGGGTTTACCTGGACGATTGGCAAGAGCGCGAAACCGATTCTTGGGCAATAAAGATCGTGCAATTGATCGTGACACCATCGGCGACAATTCCTGAATTAGTTGAGAACCTCAAGGCAGAGGTGGAGCAGAGATGCTTGCCAGAGCTAAAAGAGACTGTAGTAGAATTTATGGAGACGGTCCTAGTATATAAATTTCCTAAGTTAAGTCGGGAGGAGATTCAAGCGATGTTTACGTTAGACGATCTGCGGCAGACTAAGGTTTATCAGGATGCCAAGCAAGAGGGTATGCAGCAAGGTATGCAGCAAGGTATGCAGCAAGGTAGAGAAAATGAGGCGCGATCGCTTTTATTGCGTCAACTATCAAAAAAGTTTGGTACTTTAGAGCGCTACCAAGCCCAAATTGACAATCTTACTCTCGATCGAATGGAATCTCTCAGCGAGGCTTTGTTAGATTTCGATAATATTATTGACTTAGAGCGCTGGTTGAATCATGGAACAGGGCAAGCAATCTAA
- a CDS encoding ParB/RepB/Spo0J family partition protein produces MNRKKEVPFRQIRGKGLDALFGDADSPSPAVVGIDSIQTPDRQPRRYFDPEKLEQLAESIKAHGIIEPLLVRPLDAGRYELVAGERRYRAAKEIGLTEVPITVRDLTDSEALQLALIENLQREDLNPVEETEGILQLLAFRLNFPIADVSSLLYRMNNAIVGNTNHNVMISSESDLVKTCFLELGKMSWESFTRNRLPLLKLPQDVLTCLQQGKLEYTKAKAIAKVKDEAERAALLKAAIEQNLSLKEIRDRIAGLRQVEADSASPSLKARFATTYQRVQKSQIWQDPKKQKQLEKLLLNLEKLCDELP; encoded by the coding sequence ATGAACCGTAAAAAAGAAGTGCCATTTCGCCAGATCAGGGGCAAAGGTTTAGATGCTCTATTTGGCGACGCGGATAGCCCCAGCCCTGCTGTAGTAGGTATAGATTCGATCCAGACACCCGATCGGCAGCCGCGCCGCTACTTCGATCCAGAGAAGCTGGAGCAGCTAGCAGAGTCCATCAAAGCGCATGGCATTATTGAGCCATTATTGGTGCGTCCCTTAGATGCAGGTCGCTACGAACTGGTTGCGGGTGAGAGGCGCTATCGAGCAGCAAAAGAGATCGGCTTAACGGAAGTACCGATTACCGTGCGCGATCTGACGGATAGTGAAGCATTGCAGTTAGCCCTGATCGAGAACCTCCAGCGCGAAGACCTCAACCCCGTAGAGGAAACCGAAGGCATCTTGCAATTACTGGCATTTCGCCTCAATTTTCCGATCGCTGATGTCTCGTCTCTGCTGTATCGGATGAATAATGCCATAGTGGGCAACACTAATCATAACGTTATGATTAGTTCGGAATCGGATCTGGTCAAGACGTGCTTTTTAGAACTCGGCAAAATGAGTTGGGAGTCGTTTACTCGAAACCGCCTGCCGCTGTTAAAACTGCCTCAGGATGTTTTGACTTGCTTGCAGCAGGGCAAGCTGGAATATACCAAAGCTAAAGCGATCGCCAAGGTTAAGGACGAGGCAGAGCGGGCGGCACTGCTAAAAGCGGCGATCGAGCAGAATTTATCGCTCAAGGAAATTCGCGATCGCATAGCAGGATTGCGTCAGGTAGAGGCGGATTCAGCTTCCCCCTCGCTCAAAGCAAGGTTTGCAACCACCTATCAAAGAGTACAAAAATCTCAAATTTGGCAAGACCCCAAAAAGCAGAAGCAATTGGAGAAACTACTACTCAATCTAGAGAAACTGTGCGACGAGCTACCCTAA
- a CDS encoding ParA family protein, translated as MALPMSQIVALFNQAGGVGKSSLTMNIGYSLAQKDYDVLLVDMDPQASLTFFMGLEPFDLKQTIYEVLIEDRPIASVLQKNINGMSLVPSNLRLSGAELELVTADMRDLRLQDALKPVRKDYDFILVDCPPSLGILSYITLVAANYVLVPVQTQYKAFCGTEMLLGTFARVRSRANRSLKIAGFIPTMFASRNSQDVRALEAIQTQMSEYGKVFDPIVRATAFADAAEEHIPLLKHSPKHPALEVLEQVASYLEELP; from the coding sequence ATGGCATTGCCGATGAGCCAGATCGTTGCCCTGTTTAATCAAGCTGGTGGGGTGGGTAAATCGAGCCTCACAATGAATATTGGCTATAGTCTTGCCCAAAAAGATTACGACGTGCTGCTGGTTGACATGGATCCGCAGGCATCTTTAACTTTTTTTATGGGTCTGGAGCCATTCGATCTAAAACAAACCATCTACGAAGTTTTAATCGAGGATCGACCGATCGCTTCGGTACTGCAAAAAAATATTAATGGCATGAGCCTGGTGCCGTCAAATCTCCGCCTCAGCGGGGCGGAATTGGAGTTAGTTACAGCCGATATGCGCGATCTGCGCCTGCAAGATGCCCTCAAACCTGTTCGTAAAGACTATGATTTTATTCTGGTAGACTGTCCGCCCAGTTTGGGAATTTTAAGCTACATTACGCTGGTGGCGGCTAATTATGTGTTGGTACCTGTACAAACCCAATACAAAGCTTTTTGCGGTACGGAAATGCTGCTGGGGACGTTTGCCAGAGTGCGATCGCGCGCCAATCGATCGCTGAAGATTGCGGGATTTATTCCTACTATGTTTGCCTCGCGTAACTCACAGGACGTACGGGCGCTGGAAGCCATCCAAACGCAAATGTCCGAATATGGCAAGGTATTCGATCCGATTGTGCGAGCCACGGCTTTTGCCGATGCTGCCGAAGAACATATTCCCTTACTAAAGCACAGTCCCAAGCATCCTGCTCTAGAAGTGCTGGAGCAGGTTGCCTCGTACCTGGAGGAGCTACCATGA
- a CDS encoding tetratricopeptide repeat protein yields the protein MSEELNTAEDYYNRAVERGDAGDFQGAIADYTAAIALDPEYAEAYFNRAYDRSEIKDYEGAIADYTKVIELAPNAAEAYFNRGMARAKLGDIEGAREDTNYAKNM from the coding sequence ATGTCTGAAGAATTAAATACAGCAGAAGATTACTATAACCGTGCTGTCGAACGCGGCGATGCAGGGGATTTTCAGGGAGCGATCGCTGACTATACCGCAGCGATCGCCCTAGACCCAGAATATGCGGAGGCATATTTCAATCGCGCCTACGATCGCTCTGAGATTAAAGACTACGAGGGGGCGATCGCCGACTATACCAAAGTAATCGAACTAGCACCGAATGCCGCTGAAGCTTACTTTAATCGCGGGATGGCACGCGCCAAGCTGGGTGATATCGAAGGAGCCAGAGAAGACACTAACTACGCAAAAAACATGTGA
- a CDS encoding DUF29 domain-containing protein, translated as MIAVNKTLYEQDYHLWLSQTVEKLRSQQFSEIDWENLIEELEALGRSERQQLRNRLNTLIEHLLKRLYVNLPNDFNGWERTIREQRKQIIWLLSDSPSLKSIWGESFDTAWLFAIRDVAKDYPGYQFPAKWQFSSDPDELLYREYWVD; from the coding sequence ATGATTGCAGTTAACAAGACGCTTTACGAGCAAGACTATCATTTGTGGTTGTCGCAAACTGTTGAGAAATTGCGATCGCAACAATTCAGCGAGATAGACTGGGAAAATTTAATTGAGGAACTAGAGGCTTTGGGAAGATCCGAACGGCAGCAACTAAGAAATCGACTCAACACTTTAATCGAACATCTACTTAAGCGCTTGTACGTCAATCTACCCAATGATTTTAATGGCTGGGAACGCACAATTAGGGAGCAACGCAAGCAAATTATATGGTTGTTATCGGATTCGCCTAGCTTGAAAAGTATATGGGGTGAATCTTTTGATACGGCATGGCTGTTTGCTATTCGAGACGTTGCTAAAGACTATCCAGGGTACCAATTCCCTGCCAAATGGCAATTTAGCAGCGACCCTGATGAACTTTTGTATAGAGAGTATTGGGTTGATTAA
- a CDS encoding BMC domain-containing protein has protein sequence MTTARRARKDLDLREMALGMISVSSFPAIIGTADMMLKSAAVTFVGYEKIGSGHCTAIVRGRITDVRLAVQAGVETAEQFGQLISTSVIPRPFPNLDAVLPINSRLSQYANGEYSRLNNQAIGLLETRGFPAMVGAADAMLKSAEVHLAAYETIGAGLCTAIVRGSVADVAVAIEAGMYEAERIGEFHTLMIIPRPLDDLEETLPVASCWIEQAKPVMLPLTIREKERELMQLPDLEKLSKEDRT, from the coding sequence ATGACAACCGCTCGGCGAGCTAGAAAAGATCTCGATCTGCGCGAGATGGCTTTAGGCATGATTTCGGTCAGTAGTTTCCCCGCTATTATCGGTACGGCGGATATGATGCTGAAGTCGGCGGCGGTGACTTTTGTGGGCTACGAGAAAATTGGATCGGGGCATTGCACGGCGATCGTGCGCGGCAGAATTACGGATGTGAGGCTGGCGGTGCAGGCGGGCGTGGAGACGGCGGAGCAGTTCGGTCAGCTTATTTCTACCTCGGTGATTCCGCGACCGTTTCCTAACCTGGATGCGGTGTTACCGATTAACAGCCGCCTCAGTCAGTATGCCAATGGTGAATACAGTCGCCTCAATAATCAAGCGATTGGCCTATTGGAGACGCGTGGCTTCCCGGCGATGGTGGGGGCGGCGGATGCCATGCTCAAGTCGGCGGAAGTGCATCTGGCTGCCTACGAGACGATTGGGGCTGGTTTATGTACGGCGATCGTGCGCGGTTCGGTGGCGGATGTGGCAGTGGCGATCGAAGCTGGCATGTATGAAGCCGAAAGGATTGGCGAGTTTCACACCCTGATGATTATTCCTAGACCGCTCGACGATCTCGAAGAAACCCTACCTGTGGCGAGCTGCTGGATCGAGCAAGCCAAACCAGTGATGTTGCCGCTGACGATTCGAGAAAAAGAAAGAGAGCTGATGCAATTACCCGACCTGGAGAAACTTTCTAAAGAAGATCGCACGTAA
- a CDS encoding helix-turn-helix domain-containing protein — translation MISSPQKSRQPSLWSVADTDRAPSLFRQELRRGNTIDHFITPAVPETQDILLFAQKTTWEILCRFNPDIASLHMVLASHAFKLDQPWSGEFDLVGSNLIEELNWQQQSDVTQAELFDRIAHAAWVLSGLAVKLLWSENTPNSSKDNTPQSSIDHARLWHVPLIREHGHANLAGEIEESQDLALSIEVGAWPEHFGNKDAAAEFDWMCQQVLRIDPRQYELAFRIAVYAFMSQHINARSEFRLRHLIKETLPHVYVERWQGDRRRTQEFRQELNETFKLLETLGWYVDGYGKESRLENLLASWVIVKPPRIGSQLARKPHKKRTVTVTGAEIKAFRESQNWSQEELADRLGVSTDMVSKMERDLRKISRRVAETVQSWRSKSRTAKI, via the coding sequence ATGATTAGCAGCCCACAGAAATCTAGACAACCCAGCCTCTGGTCGGTCGCAGACACAGACAGAGCGCCCAGTTTATTTCGTCAGGAACTGCGCCGGGGCAATACCATAGATCACTTCATCACCCCTGCGGTACCTGAAACCCAAGATATTTTGCTGTTTGCCCAAAAGACTACGTGGGAAATTTTGTGCAGGTTTAATCCCGACATTGCCAGCCTGCACATGGTTTTGGCTTCCCATGCTTTTAAGCTCGACCAGCCCTGGTCAGGGGAATTTGACCTGGTTGGTAGCAATCTGATTGAAGAACTAAATTGGCAGCAGCAGAGCGATGTAACGCAAGCAGAACTGTTCGATCGCATTGCCCATGCAGCTTGGGTTTTAAGCGGTCTGGCTGTCAAACTGCTCTGGAGCGAAAATACACCTAACAGCAGTAAAGACAATACACCACAGAGCAGCATCGATCACGCCCGTCTTTGGCACGTACCACTAATTCGGGAACACGGTCATGCCAACTTAGCAGGTGAAATCGAAGAATCACAAGATTTAGCCCTGTCGATCGAAGTAGGGGCTTGGCCAGAGCATTTTGGCAACAAAGATGCGGCGGCGGAGTTCGACTGGATGTGTCAACAAGTTTTAAGGATCGATCCCAGGCAGTATGAGCTAGCTTTCCGCATTGCTGTGTACGCGTTTATGTCACAGCATATAAATGCTAGATCTGAGTTTCGCCTGCGTCACCTGATTAAAGAAACCTTACCCCACGTTTATGTGGAGAGGTGGCAGGGCGATCGCCGACGCACGCAGGAATTCAGGCAAGAACTCAACGAGACATTTAAATTACTCGAGACTTTAGGCTGGTACGTTGATGGCTATGGCAAAGAGTCCAGGCTGGAAAATTTGCTGGCCAGTTGGGTAATAGTCAAGCCACCTAGAATTGGTTCTCAGCTAGCACGCAAACCACACAAGAAAAGAACAGTAACGGTGACCGGGGCGGAGATCAAAGCATTTCGCGAATCGCAAAACTGGAGCCAGGAAGAACTTGCCGATCGCTTAGGGGTCTCCACAGACATGGTGTCAAAAATGGAGCGCGACCTTCGCAAAATTAGCCGCCGCGTCGCAGAAACAGTGCAAAGTTGGCGATCCAAGTCTCGTACCGCAAAAATATAG